A window from Cryobacterium sp. PAMC25264 encodes these proteins:
- a CDS encoding ammonium transporter, with protein MDQGNTAFLLICAALVLLMTPGLAFFYGGLVKAKSVISMMMLSFGAMGLIGVLWVLYGFAIAFPGSEGLIFPWSIDSSALGLSSLVDVPDGAAYPPLAFVAFQATFAIITVALVSGAIADRAKFGSWMIFATVWATVVYFPVASWVFNFGLADDGSFAYGGWITYGMQEWFGVGAIDFAGGTAVHINAGAAALALALVLGKRVGFQKGVSVPHNPPFVLLGAGLLWFGWFGFNAGSELAADGTAALAFVNTIAAPAAALLAWLVVEKIKDGKPTSVGAASGAVAGLVAITPACASLQPIWAILLGLLAGAVCALAIELKFKLGFDDSLDVVGIHLVGGLLGTLYLGFFANGTGLFVGGDATQLLVQAIAAFSVLIYSFVLAYVIGFAIEKTVGFRVKNEDEIAGIDTVVHGEEGYVLSDRQA; from the coding sequence ATGGATCAAGGTAATACAGCTTTCCTCCTCATATGTGCTGCTCTCGTCTTGCTCATGACGCCGGGACTCGCGTTCTTCTACGGCGGACTCGTCAAAGCCAAGAGCGTCATCAGCATGATGATGCTGAGCTTCGGTGCGATGGGTCTCATCGGAGTGCTCTGGGTGCTGTACGGCTTCGCGATCGCGTTCCCGGGATCTGAAGGACTCATCTTCCCCTGGTCGATCGACTCGTCGGCGCTGGGCTTGTCCAGCCTGGTCGACGTGCCAGACGGCGCCGCTTACCCGCCGCTCGCGTTCGTCGCCTTCCAGGCCACCTTCGCCATCATCACGGTGGCCCTGGTCTCGGGTGCGATCGCCGACCGGGCCAAGTTCGGCTCCTGGATGATCTTCGCCACCGTCTGGGCGACCGTCGTCTACTTCCCCGTGGCCAGCTGGGTGTTCAACTTCGGTCTCGCCGACGACGGCAGCTTCGCTTACGGCGGCTGGATCACCTACGGCATGCAGGAGTGGTTCGGCGTCGGCGCGATCGACTTCGCCGGTGGAACCGCTGTGCACATCAACGCCGGTGCGGCTGCTCTGGCTCTAGCCCTGGTGCTCGGGAAGCGCGTCGGCTTCCAGAAGGGTGTCAGCGTTCCGCACAACCCGCCGTTCGTACTGCTCGGCGCCGGTCTGCTCTGGTTCGGCTGGTTCGGCTTCAACGCCGGTTCCGAGCTTGCCGCCGACGGCACCGCCGCGCTGGCCTTCGTCAACACGATCGCCGCGCCGGCCGCCGCTCTGCTCGCCTGGCTCGTCGTGGAGAAGATCAAGGACGGCAAGCCGACCTCCGTCGGTGCCGCATCCGGTGCCGTCGCCGGTCTCGTCGCGATCACCCCGGCCTGTGCCTCGCTGCAGCCGATCTGGGCGATCCTGCTCGGCCTGCTCGCCGGTGCCGTCTGCGCCCTGGCGATCGAGCTGAAGTTCAAGCTCGGCTTCGACGACTCGCTCGACGTTGTGGGCATCCACCTTGTCGGTGGTCTGCTCGGCACTCTGTACCTGGGCTTCTTCGCCAACGGTACCGGCCTCTTCGTCGGCGGTGACGCCACCCAGCTGCTGGTGCAGGCCATCGCCGCGTTCTCCGTGCTGATTTACTCCTTCGTTCTCGCCTACGTCATCGGCTTCGCGATCGAGAAGACCGTCGGCTTCCGCGTCAAGAACGAAGACGAGATCGCCGGCATCGACACCGTCGTGCACGGCGAAGAGGGCTACGTCCTGTCCGACCGCCAGGCCTGA
- a CDS encoding DNA alkylation repair protein, whose translation MAQVTADTTTGDVLGDVLAELAELQDPKVRAVNANHGDDHGVNLSRLRDVAKRLKTQPPLAHDLWATGDSAARLVSVLICRPKALDQDELDAMLRDAGTPKVQDWLVNYVVKKNPHVQALRVLWFDDSDPVVASAGWALTTDRVAKSPDDLDLPGLLDRIEAEMTEAPDRLQWAMNHCLAQIGIEHAEYRARALDIGERLQVLKDYPTPPGCTSPYAPIWITEMVRRQQPR comes from the coding sequence ATGGCTCAGGTGACTGCCGACACGACCACGGGCGACGTGCTGGGTGATGTGTTGGCGGAATTGGCGGAGCTTCAGGACCCGAAGGTCCGTGCGGTGAACGCCAATCACGGCGACGACCACGGCGTGAATCTCAGCCGGTTGCGGGACGTCGCCAAACGTCTCAAGACCCAACCGCCACTGGCCCACGACCTGTGGGCGACCGGCGACAGCGCCGCGCGGCTGGTGTCGGTGCTGATTTGCCGCCCGAAGGCGCTCGACCAGGACGAGCTGGATGCCATGCTGCGCGACGCGGGAACACCCAAGGTGCAGGACTGGCTGGTGAACTACGTCGTGAAGAAGAACCCGCATGTTCAGGCCCTGCGGGTGCTCTGGTTCGACGACAGCGACCCGGTGGTCGCGAGCGCCGGCTGGGCCCTCACCACCGACCGGGTGGCGAAGTCGCCCGACGACCTCGACCTGCCCGGGCTGCTCGACCGCATCGAGGCCGAGATGACGGAGGCGCCGGACCGGCTGCAATGGGCGATGAACCATTGCCTGGCCCAGATCGGCATCGAGCACGCCGAGTACCGTGCCCGGGCCCTCGATATCGGCGAACGCCTGCAGGTGCTCAAGGACTACCCGACTCCTCCGGGCTGCACCTCGCCGTACGCTCCGATCTGGATCACCGAGATGGTGCGTCGGCAGCAGCCCCGCTAG